From Mycobacterium cookii:
GGCTAGGCCAGATGTCGCATACGCCACACAGGTCCCTAGCTGGCTCGGCAGAGCAGTTAGCCCACCGCCCGATCGTCGAGCGCCTGATATGCCGCGTTATACCCGGGAGTAAAGGTGATACCAGGACCGCCGTGGCACCCGGCGCTTGCCAAATACAGTCCTTCAACCGGAATCGGCAGGTCGATGAAGCCCTTGGGTCCGGGCCGGTTCGGCCCCATCAGGTCCGGATGCAACAGTCCGTGACAGAAATCGCCCGACGGGGCGCCGAACATCGTCTGCATGTGATACGGCGCGAACGTTATGTGCCGGATGACGATGTCCCGGAAGTTGGGCGCAACGCGGGTGATCTTCTCGATAACCCGTTGCGCCATCTCATTTTTCAGACGGCCGTGCTGGTCTCGGCTGGCTTCGACGGGAAACGCATACGCATACGCGCTCGCGGCGTGCTTGCCGGCCGGCGCCAGACCGGGGTCCATGCAGGACGGTATCTGCATACCGAGCGACGGATTGTCGGGCACCAATCCGTGGGTGCACATCTCCCACTGACGTTGCTGTTCTTCGGGTGAGCCGAAGATCCCGATGGACTGCTGCATACCGGGCTCGTTGAGCAGCTCGTAGGGCGGAGCGAACTCCGGCAGTCCGTCGAGAGCGAAATGCATTTGGATGAATGCCGCGCGGTGGTCGCGACCGCTCAGCCTCGCGATCAAGTCCGCGGGCAGGCAGTCCGCGCCGACGAGATCGGTGAGAGTGAGGTCGGGCGCGAGGTTCGAGACCACAACGGGTGCGCTGATCGTTGACCCGTCGCGGAGTCGGACACCGGTGACGCGGTCGTTTTCCACCAGGATCTTGTCGACTTTGGTCCGGAAGCGCATCTCGCCGCCGCGGGAGACGAATAGCTCGTGCAGGTGTTCGGTGAGCGCACCGATACCGCCGGCGAGCTTGGTCATCATCGCGGTGTTGTCGTCGGGCACTGCCAGTGCGAAGGCCAGGCAGGTCGCGCTGCCGGGCGTGTACGGACCGCGATAGGTGGAGTTGACGGCCAGGAACGCGAGCATCCCGCGCATGATTGCGTGCTTTTCTCTGTCCGGCAGGCAGCGGTCGATGGCGTCCATCGCCGAGCCGAACAGCATCTGATGAATGGCGGCACGTTCGGCTTCGTTGGCCGCGCAGGCGTACATCTCGTCGAGGGTTTTCGGCGGTGTGCGTACCTCGAACCGGCCCAGCGCTTTCGCGGGCCCTTGACTCCAGGCGATCAACTCGGCCATGCCCATGATCGCGTCGGCGCCGTGTTTCTCGCCGAGATGCGTCATCAGCTGCATCGGATCGCGGTAGAAGACCATCGGCTCCTCACCGGACTCGCCGATGTTTACCGACATCACTTCGGCGTCGACGGTCGGAAGAGCGTCCAGACCAAGCTCTTTGGTGATCTGGGGGGCGGTGGGAAATTGCACCGATCCCGCGATCTCGTAGCGGAATCCGTCGATGAGTTCGACCGTCGCGGCCATTCCACCGCTGTAGGTGTTGGCCTCCAGGCAGAGCGTGCGCAGGCCCGCACCCTGCAGGATGGCCGCCGCCGTCAGGCCATTGTGCCCAGCGCCGACAACGATCGCGTCATAGTCAGACATGCTGGCAGAATATGTCAGTACTGACACATTTGGAAGATGTCAGCCCTGACATGCTACGGAACTTCGAGATAACATCTGGCGCGATGACAGAGCCGACCAACCTTCATGAGCTGCGCCGGCGATCGACGCATGTGGCGTTACGCCGGGTAGCGCTGGCGCAGTTCGCCAGCAAGGGGTTCGCCAATGTGACGGTGACGCAGCTGGCCACCGAAGCCGGCGTCACCGAGCGGACTTTCTTCCGGCACTTCCCCAGCAAGGAAGCCGTTCTGTTCCAGGATTACGACACCCACCTGGAATGGCTGGCTGAGGCGTTGTCGCAACGACCCGCATCGGAGTCGCTGTTCGATGCCGTGTTAGCGAGCGTGGCGACTTTTCCGCACGACGTGGAGGTGGTTCGCCAAGCCGCGCTGGCCCGTTCGACGTTGATATCCGCCGAACGCATCGCCGCGCATTTGCGCGTCGTGCAGTCGTCCTTCGCCACGGTGCTGACCGACTTCATCAAGACGCGCTACGCGGGCGTTGCCAACCTGGACCTCGTCGCCGAGGTCGCGGGAGCCACCCTCGCAGCGGCTCTTGTGATGGCCGTCCAACGATGGGGTGACGACGGCTGTACCGGGGATCTCGGCGAAATCGTCGCCACCAGTGTCGATCTGGTGCGTTCTGGATTTGCGCCGCTGGCCTAGGTGTACTGACCTAGCTGTACTGACCTGAGAGGTTAGGTACGCGGGTGGCGGGTGGTTGGCCGCCGAGTGCGGTGTGGCCGCGGTGGAAATTGTAGGTGTGCAGCCAGGTGGTGAATTCCTGGCAGCGTTCGGCGTCGCTGCGGTAGAGCCGGGCGTAGGCCCATTCGTTGGCCAGGGTGCGGTGAAACCGCTCTACTTTGCCGTTGGTCTGGGGTCGATAGGGTCGGGTCCGGCGATGTTCGATGTGACCCAGGGCGTCAGCAAAGGCGTGCGAGCGGTAGCAGGAGCCGTTGTCGGTCAACACTTTCCGTACGGTGATGCCGGATTCGGCGAACCATGCGTTAGCGCGCAGCCAAAACCCTGCTGCGGTGTCTTTTCGCTCGTCGGCCAGCAGCTCGCTGTAGGCCAGTCGAGAGTGTGCATCCAG
This genomic window contains:
- a CDS encoding phytoene desaturase family protein yields the protein MSDYDAIVVGAGHNGLTAAAILQGAGLRTLCLEANTYSGGMAATVELIDGFRYEIAGSVQFPTAPQITKELGLDALPTVDAEVMSVNIGESGEEPMVFYRDPMQLMTHLGEKHGADAIMGMAELIAWSQGPAKALGRFEVRTPPKTLDEMYACAANEAERAAIHQMLFGSAMDAIDRCLPDREKHAIMRGMLAFLAVNSTYRGPYTPGSATCLAFALAVPDDNTAMMTKLAGGIGALTEHLHELFVSRGGEMRFRTKVDKILVENDRVTGVRLRDGSTISAPVVVSNLAPDLTLTDLVGADCLPADLIARLSGRDHRAAFIQMHFALDGLPEFAPPYELLNEPGMQQSIGIFGSPEEQQRQWEMCTHGLVPDNPSLGMQIPSCMDPGLAPAGKHAASAYAYAFPVEASRDQHGRLKNEMAQRVIEKITRVAPNFRDIVIRHITFAPYHMQTMFGAPSGDFCHGLLHPDLMGPNRPGPKGFIDLPIPVEGLYLASAGCHGGPGITFTPGYNAAYQALDDRAVG
- a CDS encoding TetR/AcrR family transcriptional regulator, with amino-acid sequence MTEPTNLHELRRRSTHVALRRVALAQFASKGFANVTVTQLATEAGVTERTFFRHFPSKEAVLFQDYDTHLEWLAEALSQRPASESLFDAVLASVATFPHDVEVVRQAALARSTLISAERIAAHLRVVQSSFATVLTDFIKTRYAGVANLDLVAEVAGATLAAALVMAVQRWGDDGCTGDLGEIVATSVDLVRSGFAPLA